The Bacteroidales bacterium genome window below encodes:
- a CDS encoding competence/damage-inducible protein A, protein MNAAVITIGKEILIGQITDTNAAFIGQKLTETGLEVVRMITVADTVESIGSALKEASEYAGIIISTGGLGPTSDDVTKPALCRYFQTSLTLHRPTQDHIQQLLAARNMQMNKLNAAQAMLPASAQVLFNQYGTAPGLWFEKEGKHYIFLPGVPFEMKAILLDDVLPELKKRFSLPLILHRTIMTQGLPESYMAERLQDFEKQLPPGVSLAYLPSYGGVRLRISASGRNRQELEHLVDGQIQLALKVIQPFVYGYDEESLPEAIGKILRERKLSLSVAESCTGGSIAAAVTSVPGSSEYFKGGVVAYSNEIKEKELLVPAGLIQKHGAVSKEVVMAMAGGILRKFNTDLTIAVTGIAGPGGGTPDKPVGTVWIAVGDKSNIVVRAFRFGENRERNIYRTTQTALNMLRMLVQGIDIHAVFQGLP, encoded by the coding sequence ATGAATGCTGCCGTCATTACCATCGGAAAGGAAATTCTCATAGGTCAGATTACCGATACCAATGCAGCTTTTATCGGGCAGAAGCTCACCGAAACCGGTCTGGAAGTAGTAAGAATGATTACTGTTGCTGATACGGTGGAATCGATCGGATCAGCCCTAAAGGAAGCATCGGAATATGCCGGTATTATTATTTCTACCGGCGGACTGGGCCCCACTTCCGATGATGTTACAAAACCTGCCTTATGCCGCTATTTTCAGACCTCACTTACCCTTCACCGGCCAACACAGGACCATATTCAACAGCTTCTGGCGGCACGCAACATGCAGATGAATAAGCTGAATGCCGCTCAGGCCATGTTGCCGGCTTCCGCGCAGGTTCTTTTCAATCAGTACGGAACGGCTCCGGGGCTCTGGTTCGAAAAGGAGGGAAAGCACTATATCTTCCTGCCAGGCGTCCCTTTCGAAATGAAAGCTATATTGCTTGATGATGTGCTGCCTGAACTGAAAAAACGATTCTCTCTGCCCTTAATTCTTCATCGAACCATTATGACCCAGGGCCTTCCTGAATCATATATGGCTGAGCGATTACAGGATTTTGAAAAACAACTGCCTCCCGGTGTCTCCCTGGCATACCTGCCTTCCTATGGAGGTGTCCGCCTGCGCATTTCGGCCTCGGGCAGGAACCGGCAGGAACTGGAACATCTTGTTGATGGGCAGATTCAGCTTGCCCTGAAGGTTATTCAGCCCTTTGTATACGGATATGATGAAGAATCCCTTCCGGAAGCTATCGGAAAAATACTGCGGGAAAGAAAACTGTCTCTTTCGGTGGCAGAAAGCTGTACAGGAGGCTCTATAGCCGCGGCCGTTACCTCCGTTCCGGGAAGTTCGGAATACTTCAAGGGCGGAGTTGTAGCCTACAGCAATGAAATCAAAGAAAAAGAACTGTTGGTACCCGCCGGCCTAATTCAGAAACATGGTGCAGTGAGCAAGGAAGTAGTGATGGCCATGGCCGGAGGCATTCTCAGGAAGTTTAATACCGACCTTACCATTGCCGTTACGGGAATTGCCGGTCCCGGCGGCGGAACACCCGATAAACCTGTCGGAACTGTCTGGATTGCGGTTGGTGATAAAAGCAATATTGTTGTCCGGGCATTCAGGTTCGGCGAAAACCGGGAAAGAAACATTTACCGGACCACCCAGACAGCCCTGAATATGCTTCGCATGCTGGTTCAGGGTATAGACATTCACGCCGTTTTCCAGGGCTTGCCCTGA
- a CDS encoding DUF1848 domain-containing protein: MIISASRRTDIPAWHALWFMEQLRAGKTRVKNPFRPSVEREVSLLREDVDCIVFWTRNAKPLLPYLREIKEAGYPVLFLYTVTPYGTDLEPGFPPMEKRLASLAELASRMPAGTVIWRYDPIIFTPRYTEGFHKEKFAEMAEYLKNFTFRCITSFVQFYRKCRTNLTRCGAYDPPVEVKAELLQSLLQVARSHGITLQTCSSETDVSASGVIPGACIDAELINSLYGLNITPKKDPGQRKACLCTLSTDIGGYGTCRSKCIYCYAR, translated from the coding sequence GCGCAAGCCGTCGTACCGATATTCCTGCCTGGCATGCGCTCTGGTTCATGGAGCAGTTGCGGGCGGGAAAAACACGGGTAAAAAATCCCTTTCGTCCCTCTGTGGAGAGGGAAGTTAGCCTGCTGAGGGAAGATGTGGATTGTATTGTATTCTGGACGCGGAATGCAAAGCCCCTCCTGCCTTATCTGCGGGAGATAAAAGAAGCAGGATATCCGGTTTTGTTTCTGTACACAGTTACACCCTATGGAACCGATCTGGAACCAGGCTTTCCTCCCATGGAAAAACGCCTGGCCAGCCTGGCAGAACTGGCTTCCAGGATGCCGGCCGGAACGGTCATATGGCGGTACGACCCCATTATTTTTACACCCCGTTATACCGAAGGCTTTCACAAGGAAAAATTTGCGGAAATGGCCGAATATCTTAAGAACTTTACCTTCCGGTGCATTACCAGCTTTGTTCAGTTTTACCGGAAATGCCGCACGAACCTTACCCGGTGCGGGGCATATGATCCCCCCGTTGAGGTGAAGGCAGAACTTCTGCAGTCATTGCTTCAGGTGGCCCGGTCGCATGGGATAACCCTTCAGACATGTTCTTCGGAAACAGATGTATCAGCCAGTGGTGTTATACCGGGAGCCTGCATTGATGCAGAACTGATCAATTCCCTTTACGGGTTGAATATCACACCAAAGAAAGATCCCGGCCAGAGAAAAGCATGTTTGTGCACCCTCAGTACCGATATTGGCGGGTACGGGACCTGCCGGAGCAAATGCATTTATTGTTACGCCCGGTGA